A segment of the Eleutherodactylus coqui strain aEleCoq1 chromosome 6, aEleCoq1.hap1, whole genome shotgun sequence genome:
GCTAAACTTCCCCTTACATAGGCCATACCAGAAGGGCTGTTAACGCACCAAACTCACAGCTGCATCCTCTTTGCAACAACTTCTGAAGGGCACTATGCCACACACAGAGCCGGTGCACCTCTCTATGGTGCCTGCATGCCCCAGACGTTCCTCACACCCCATGTGACtcaccgcagccaatcacagctcagacCATTATATTCTATGGAGAGACTTAAAATAACTATATTAAAAGACCGCTAGAGGCCATAGTAATACAAAACATAACAGAAATACAATTGTAAGGGACCTGTCACCAAAATCATCAGGcaacctgcggattttgatgcggaattaaaaaatgacttaaaagctgcctgcaattcttcattaaaatctgcagttagccctGCGGCGTAATTCAGTCTCGCGTAAAAGGTCCCTAAACAGAAATACATAAAAGAACATAACAGTAATGGTACATAACACTACGAAAAATACTGCCAGCCCGTTACTAACAGACCCGTCTACACGGCACAGCTCTTCCACATCCGTAGCCGAGTATACCGTAACAAATGTCTCTTCTTCAGGTTCATTGAAAACAACAATATCAAGAAAATTTCCGCCAACGCGTTGCGAGGTCTGCGGTCACTGATCCACCTGTGAGTATACGGTTACGGGGGCTCTGATGATGATTTGAGGTTTGCGACCAGACCATGACGAGAATTTGCGTAAAAGAGTCATATAGTTTTGTGCAGACTTTTTTGCCCTTTCTTGCTGCTTCCGACAGTATTACAGGGCGTAGTGACAGGAACGGAGCCGCCGCGGGCCAACGGATTTACTACACACCGCAGATTGATGCCAGTTATAGCAGAGATCTACATCCACTCGGCATAGATTTCAGTCTGTGGCTCATGGACGGCCCTAGATGCACCATATGtattaataaatttggcgcatcttcCTCCGGCGGGTTTCAGTTTAAGAGTGTTCAAAACGCCGGTCTTAATGAATTTCCCCTTTTTCTTTCTACTCTAGAACATTGTTGGTCACATGACCGGACGGCGGGGTGACGGTATGGTGGATAATGTCTGCTCTTCTTTTCCCTACAGGAGTCTGATGAATAACCACTTAGAATCGCTTCCCAGCGGATTATTTCGGACGCTCACAGCCATCAAACAGATGTAAGAGCTGTGACAGTACCAGGGGGCACTTACTTATTTAGTGGCATTGTATAAGGCTGATGTCCTCCGCATAAAGCTCCCACTgggagggcatgctgggagttgtagttttgcaccaGCTGGAGAGCTGAATGTCCCAATGTGACCCAGGACATTAATGTATATGTTTATTATATATGGGGCACAGAGATATGATATATGATTACTCATCGTAGAGCGCGCCCTGTATGTCATCCCTGGTAGTACAACCCTTCAGTAATGGTGAGCCATGATGTTCATTAATGTAACTGCTCGTGGTGCGACACAAGTTCAGAATGGTGTGGCAATGACAGACGGAAGTGGaggaaatacattatatatacattacAAATGTATCTTACTGAACGAACGGGTTAATTAGCGCTTTCGCTCCATAGGAGGTGCAGTACTTTAAATGATAAGTCACACACCAATAACAGGTATCTCCATTCCCATATTCCGCCGGAGGAGCAGGGGTACATTTTTCTCCTGCCTTGTGGTGACCGGACACTTCATTAGAATCCATTGACTCACATCTTAGTAGTAATACTCCATACTCAAATGTCCGTACTCCATACTATTTCTCCAAGGTCTGCGGCTTCACTACTTTGGAGGTGCCAGAGTGAATCCCAAATTTCGGAGCTCCACCTCCCTGTGGACTCGCGCCATAGGTGCGAACAGACGTCTTACATACACTGCCATCTCAGTTGATCTTAGCCTCTGCACTCACTGCAGTGCGgcccacatctgcattggggatggAGCCTAAAGTACAATTAAAGGtagaaaaaattgtaaaaatgagtttaaccccttaatgacgtggcccctttttctttttccattttcgttttctcctcccccttcaaaaaaatttgtaactcctttatttatccatcgatgtcgctgtacgagggcttgtttttttgtgggatgagttgtattttttaatggtgctatataaagtaccatataatgtactgaaaaatgtttaaaagtggagtaaaatgaaaaaaacccagacatttcgccatcttttagtgcgtcgtgtttctacggcgcacaaacggcaacaaaagcaacatgataactttattctatgggtcggtacgataccaaacttggataggtttttttcttactatactcctcttttttttccaaagatatttaatttttttcaattattttctgcggtcattttgtgcgcgcgataacgtttttatttttccgtcgacgtagttgagcaagggctcattttttgcgggatgtcctgtagtttccgatagtatcattttggaatacatacgactttttgatcgctttttattgcgttttttctgggagacagggtaactaaaaaagtgcatttctggcgttcttttttttcttcgaacaacgttcaccgtgtgggaaaaataatgtgctactttgatagttccgacttttacggacgcgacgACACcagatacatatttttattttataatttagattttttaataatagatatggcaaaagggggtgatttaaacttttataacttttttttttttttacaattaaaaaaatgttattgattttttttttactttacttttaagtccccctgggggactttaacatgcaatgctttgatcgctcctgcagaatgacgtaatgctatagcattacgtcatactgcaatttaacaggcagtctatcaagccaccccacggggatggcttgataggcagtctggtaaggcagccctggggccgttcattaggcccccggctgccatggcacctgcacggctcccctgatctcaccgcggggagggtgggggggcgtgtgggacccccgaacatcgttctggggatttaaatgctgctgtcagaattgacagcatcatttaaatggttaatagccgcgattggccgttCGGGTGTCAGTTGTAGTGGGaaccgacctggccgtctgcaggcagcctaagttgGTGGAAAAAAAGTTGTGGCGATcaggaagatggcggcagaaaataattttctttttccccaaagaTATCTTATTTTTCAGAAGCACTACAGCAAAAAACCcactatataaatgtggtatcacagtaattgtgccatagaataaagttatcgggtcgtCAGCTTTGTCAGCagtgtgtgcgccgtagaaacaagacccccaaaatggcagaattccggggggtttttttccatttcacaccacttagaaatttttaacatttttccagTACCAGTGAAAGCATCGCCTCAGACGGCCACGTCGGTGGATAAATTGAAGAGTTATgaatttttgaaagtgaggacaGAAAATAAGAAAGGCGACCGGGCCGCCTCTGTCCTGCAATGTGAGGAGTTTTCCATTACCCTCTGTAACTTTTTGACTTTTCCCACAGAGATCTGCGGGGGAATCCTCTGCACTGCGACTGTCAGATCAGGTGGCTGGTGCAGTGGGCACACGGGCCCGGGAAGAGCGTGGTGATGTGGCCCCCATCACCTTGTGAGGAACCAGCGAAGCTCAAGGGGAAAGGCCTGCATGAGCTGACGGACAGTGACTTCTACTGCAAGAGCGGCAGTGAGTGCGGCGGGCTTACTGCGGGGACGGGTACAACCAGTGGGGTCACCGATAGGACCATCAACAGCTTTCCCAGACTTTAGGGATTGCAATGtgatgtcactagagatgagcgagcatactcgctaaggacaattactcgatcgagcattgtccttagtgagtacctgcccactcggaagaaaaggttcagctgccggcgcgggtgagaggtgagttacgggggggggggggggggggggggagatctccggCTCTGTTCCTCCTCCcagccggcagctgaaccttttcttccgagcgggcaggtactcgctaagggcaatgctcgatcctaattgtccttagtgagtatgctcgctcatctctagatgtcacCCTACTAGTCAATCataactcggtgcttgcaccaggggactttacctaataCGCTGAAAATAGAACGCGTTCATTTGCAAGAGCGTATTTTGCGCACGGTCGTGTTGCACTTTTTCTGTGCATTTACCGAGGAAAAGAACCCATCTTGGACTGGACATGTCAATGGCTGAGGGCATcggttcgtttttttttttgcggacgCCAAGAGTACAATAAAAACGTTGTTGCGCTCGATGCACCAAAAATGCAGAGCAAATGCGCACACAGATACGCACACGACTGTGTGACAGACCTAAGGCCGCGGTCACGCTtggcgtttttggtgcgttttgcAGCCTTCCTGAGCTATAGGAAATAAATGCCGAACacacacattttttaatgcagttttttgatGCTGTTCAAAACCACTCCCAAAACGCACCAAAACCGCCGAGTATAAATGCAGCCCGCGCTCGCACTCTCTATTAGGGCGGTTTTTAgacggccgtatgcgcaactTCACTCGCCGGTGTTTTAATGAGTACTTTTCCCCCCAGACATCGTACAGCGATGGACCTTTAAGCTTCCCTCCCTGTCCGTCAAGGCCTTCGAGTACAACCAGGAGCAGTATGTGGTGATCACGCACCCCTTCGAGGGTAAATGCACCTTCCTGCAGTGGGATCACGTGGCGTACGAATTCCGATACTACGACACTATTAAAGGTAAGCGCTCCTCTCCGGGGGGTTGGTGTAGTGGCAGGACCATTACAGACCTCCTGGGTCATATTATGTAATAGTAGCTTGTAATCCCTATAATTCAGTTCTTTCCCATTctccagatctctgcttgctgtcatagaATGGCGACATTCTACTTAGATCTCACAGCTACGGGTCTGGGCTCGAGACTGAACCATGACACCTGAGGTGGTAGTTTACtactggacaaccgctttaaggatGCTTTCAGACGTCGCAGAAAACTTCACTGAGGACAGATCTGCGCTAAAATCTGAACGTCTTACCGACGGCCGCAAAGTTGCAAAGTTTTCTGCCACGTCTGAAAGCAGCTCTAGGGTATTTGGCGAAagttgcatcacctgaccagcggctcaGTGCTCGCGGGAGACTTCTGGGGGCTATGGCAGGCGGGCTGACAGTGCAAGCATTGCGAGtgaggggagagctgacagcagcatttacatgtcctgatccttGTCCGGGGGTCCCGAACGCCCCTTTCCCACCCACGATGTGTTCTCTGAAGACCCCCAGTGCTTCCATGAATAAATGCCTGTGGCAggccttcatagactgcctgtcacacTGCAGTGGTGTGgatactgtatgagtgatcaaactattgcaagtagaatgtaaaaataagtaaaaaaaacattttcaaataattggaaaaaaataaaagtaaaagttaattaaaaaaaacccctatttgtccatattaataataataaaaaataataataaaaataatagcatatttggtatcgctgcatgcaTAAGACTCTGATGTATCAAAGTCAGAGGCGTAaattgaagctcccgggccccaatgcaaaacctgtaacagggcccccaactataatgctttattcatagtactgggctcccaatatggagaagagaggccttatgggccccctaaggctcctgggcccgggtgcaaccgcatcccctgcaccctctatagttacgcccctgatcaaagtaatgcattacttatcACACatggttagggcttattcagacatctgtatataggatgggtattcacgcccggccgatacaaggtgtccctctctgcagggggaggaggctggaagggctgggaacagtgcactgagctccaccctattgccactatttgcagtgggaggggtcgGGATGAGAcctcccccatcccgccccctcccattgcaaatagtgccgaggggcagagagggggtggagagggtcgggagctcagtgcactgttcccAGCCCTTCCagcatcctccccctgcagagagggacgccgtatattggcgggcctgaaaacccggctgatatacgatcatctgaatgcgccctcaaGGAAAGATACAACAATAACAGAATTGCTGATTTTCAGTCACTCCGTCTCcccaaaaaaagtgatcaaaaactcaCATGAACTACCAATAGTAACTGCAAAGCTACATCACTTCCCTCAGAAAAcgcaactatgtcgacggaaaaataaaaatggtggcCAGAAGATGATTTTTtcgatatttcatttttttgaggtagtagagcaaaaaaaaaaaactatagaagtttggtatcgtagtaattataCCGACCCATAAAATAACATTGGCGCATCAGTGTTGCCACAAGGTGTAAGCCGGAGAAACAAGATcctcccaaagatggcagaattgtgtgtttttttttcctccatcgcACTTCACCTTGACACTTCAAAAAatgtttcagtacattttatggtacattaaataatacatcTGAAAAGTataggttgtcccacaaaaaaaccctccaggcttgaaaaagacttagattaagtcgaaacgtcgccattttatggagcaataaaacccttttttttataatctctacaccgttgatgctgccgcctccttggataccattacAAAAAAACCCTCCCCCGCAGACATCTGTGtaatgtaaaaaagttatgatttttgtgaaaatgaggaggaaaaaaatggtccACTTCCTTTGCTTGGAGTTCTGCTGCTGTAGATGCTTAAAGTTCTACTTTCCTTTATCAGCCCACCTAGATCTCTGCTGAAGCTTGTGTTGGGCTGTGACTACCCAGGGGTTTGCTCTCATTTGTCAAACAGGAGTCTGTATGTGAAATGCTCCCTCTTCTGGTTAGTACGGGTATTTTTCTATACATGACCATGCCTCCCAACACATTTGCTGAGTATGTTGATCTCCACCCCTGATATACCCAGGCTTGGTTATGTCCGGCTTGGTTTGCATAATAAACACCACCCTTGTTAGCTCCATTACACAATCCCATAAAGAATGGGAAGGTTGGAAGGTATAGACAACACGGTCCAAGGTCACAACTCAGCACTGGCTACACCTAAGAACTAGTAGAGGATGACATAGCATCTGGTGCACAGAGCTGAGCAGGCAAGTAAAGCTTTGGGGCAGTAATAGGAAGATGTCCAAAAATCACTTCCAGGGATTTCTGAGGGAACCGCCATGGGCCTCGTTACATGCTCTTTACTTGTCTTCATACTTCGTTCAGGTATCGCTGTGGTCTCCTGCCTGCCGCTGGTTATTGATAAGCAACTCTTCGTTGTGGTGGCTCAGCTATATGGTGGCACTTCAGTCTACCGTCGGGACCCCACACCAGTGAGCCCAGCTGCCTTCCATCGCCTCCAGCACTTCCCCGATATCCGAAAACCTAACGATATTGAAAGCTTCACCTCCACACAAGGCGAGCACTACTTTATCATAGCAGACAGTGCCAAGTCTGGAGCCAGCACCTTGTATCGGTGGGACGGTCGTGGCTTCTATCCTCAACAGCAGCTACCACGATGGTATCGGGACACCGATGCTGAACCTCTCATTCTCTCAGGTTCTCCACACCTCATCATGAGCAGCGGCTCCCAGAGGCCTCTTGTATACCGATTCGAGAACAAGCATCTAGAACGCCTGACGGATATTCCAGAAGCTTGGGATGTCTATGCAGTCAAGCACTTCACGGATGCAGAGGATGGCATCTTCGCCTGCTTGGTTCGGCATATGGGTGACTCCTCCCTCGTTCGCTGGGATGGTTCCATGTTTCGGGAACTCCAACAGTTACCCTCCAGAGGGTCTTATGTCTTTCAGCCACTGTTGCTTGGTCAAAGATGGCATGCCCTTCTAGGAAATGACTTAGGCTACTCATGGGTCTACCAGCTGGAGAAATGGAAGCATTGGGAGATTGAGGAGAGCAATGATAAGGAGGGGCCAATAGGACCCCTGGTGCCATTGCAGGAGCTGAAGGTCCTAGAGGCCCGATCTTTCACCTCTGTCCAGGTGCCGGGACGGCAGTTCATTTTTGTGGCCAGTTTTGGAGGGAACACAGTGGTGTTTGAGTATGGGGAGAAGGAAGGCAATGCATAAGGAAAGGTGAATGGAGCTGCTCCTCAAGAACGAGACCAAAGATCTGAGACGGGACTGGTGGAAAGactagtttttaacattttttaaagagtAAAATTAAATAAAGTCCTAATCTAAGAGGTGGTGACAGAAACCGATGATATCACTCATTATGAACCATATCAAGGACGGAACTGGAACTCCAGTAATTAGTAAAACAAAGACCTACAGGTGATCACAGTATGAGTTCCATGTAGTAGCAGCTTTTGGCTCATTTCCCTGACACAGGATTTCCAATGCCAGCAAATTGGTGTCAGGCTCCGCCCTTATTTTATATTCCCTTCAGGTGATAGGTGTATATATAATCATGTGATAACTAAGCTCCACCCAGGAGGAACATCGTCAGTGTAACATTATGGGATGACATGAAGGTTTCTTTACAAATAGTGTGGAAAGAGCAGAAATCAGGACAAGTGAAAACTTATTATCCAAACTGCAAGAATTAACCCATCCTTAGGATGCAAATGTAACAAATGACAAATGTGAATGTAATACGGCAATGATAATAATCTCTCATATTCATGAAATAAACCAGTGTAAATCAGGAGCGCCAGTCTCACCTGTCACAACCTGTCACATGGGCTCCGCAATATTGAAATGGGGAGAAACTGCTTCACTTGGGACACATTTTATCATAGCAAACAAAACAATCCCGCTGCTGccttattgtcatttattttgtAGCAGTACTGCTAATGTCAATGAGGCCTGCAGTGCCACCGAATGGTCATTATTGGTACTACTACAAAATCAATACTAAGGCCTGCAGCCTTGGTATTCTGCAGAAACAACTATACATTTTTGCAATGCTGCCTGATGGCCATTAGTGCTTCTGCTACAAAATCAGTTACATTAAGGCCCATAGCACCACCTAGTTGTCAGTTGTGGTATTGTTAAAGAAAATTACA
Coding sequences within it:
- the LOC136631937 gene encoding leucine-rich glioma-inactivated protein 1-like, with the translated sequence MRLSISLSVGVLFFLEFIPLCLMRAKRPPKWKCPPSCNCTFDSVLCDGTSYIPSTYSVDIISASFLRCGFQTIPSESFAQSQTMQILLFTSCSFEEISDDAFIKLKHLEYLFIENNNIKKISANALRGLRSLIHLSLMNNHLESLPSGLFRTLTAIKQIDLRGNPLHCDCQIRWLVQWAHGPGKSVVMWPPSPCEEPAKLKGKGLHELTDSDFYCKSGNIVQRWTFKLPSLSVKAFEYNQEQYVVITHPFEGKCTFLQWDHVAYEFRYYDTIKGIAVVSCLPLVIDKQLFVVVAQLYGGTSVYRRDPTPVSPAAFHRLQHFPDIRKPNDIESFTSTQGEHYFIIADSAKSGASTLYRWDGRGFYPQQQLPRWYRDTDAEPLILSGSPHLIMSSGSQRPLVYRFENKHLERLTDIPEAWDVYAVKHFTDAEDGIFACLVRHMGDSSLVRWDGSMFRELQQLPSRGSYVFQPLLLGQRWHALLGNDLGYSWVYQLEKWKHWEIEESNDKEGPIGPLVPLQELKVLEARSFTSVQVPGRQFIFVASFGGNTVVFEYGEKEGNA